One stretch of Paenibacillus sp. AN1007 DNA includes these proteins:
- a CDS encoding IucA/IucC family protein, whose amino-acid sequence MENKLRSKAEQRADEHSCKLLLNCYIRELGPERADYMQLNPDTLTYSITFPTSGVRVMGLLSYYSAMGEHEYLSMNSNGQTVHYRDLVRWISYEMIGDGSPDNVQREAVEEEHDIGTKAKQVTDRLTDFMQKVENSAANLTMYIEQASGFGVQDYTTSEQSVLYGHPFHPFPKNSKGFTVQDVQRYSPELRTSFQLCYIAVRQDVYAAEWVEHADKIDLKQLLASQEWPVSKGKMGLYELLPFIHGSMHTFCIWMRCSPISVKRSCCCWALQARWPTRPLLYVQCMFQPGTAALSCR is encoded by the coding sequence ATGGAAAACAAACTCCGGTCCAAGGCGGAGCAGCGGGCCGATGAACATTCCTGCAAGCTGCTGCTGAACTGTTATATCCGTGAACTAGGGCCGGAAAGAGCAGATTATATGCAGCTTAACCCGGATACGCTGACGTATTCGATTACATTTCCAACCAGCGGTGTTCGTGTGATGGGATTGCTGTCCTATTACTCCGCTATGGGTGAGCATGAATATCTCAGTATGAACAGTAACGGACAAACCGTGCATTACCGTGATCTGGTGCGCTGGATTTCATATGAGATGATTGGAGACGGCAGTCCAGACAATGTACAGCGTGAAGCAGTTGAAGAGGAACATGACATCGGAACGAAAGCAAAACAAGTCACAGATCGGCTCACCGATTTTATGCAAAAGGTTGAAAACAGCGCAGCCAACCTGACGATGTACATCGAACAGGCATCCGGCTTCGGGGTGCAGGACTACACCACATCCGAACAATCTGTGCTGTATGGTCATCCGTTTCACCCGTTTCCGAAAAACTCCAAAGGTTTCACCGTACAGGATGTGCAGCGGTACAGTCCGGAACTGCGAACCTCGTTCCAGCTCTGTTATATCGCCGTGAGACAGGATGTGTATGCAGCGGAATGGGTAGAGCATGCGGATAAAATAGACCTGAAACAGCTTCTGGCAAGCCAGGAATGGCCTGTGTCAAAAGGAAAAATGGGTTTGTACGAGCTGCTTCCGTTCATCCATGGCAGTATGCACACATTTTGCATCTGGATGAGGTGCAGTCCTATATCCGTGAAGAGAAGCTGCTGCTGCTGGGCACTGCAGGCCCGCTGGCCTACCCGACCTCTTCTGTACGTACAGTGTATGTTCCAGCCTGGAACTGCAGCATTAAGCTGTCGCTGA
- a CDS encoding MFS transporter → MLGLSLLRRHTVLLAILLGAFTLVLTNSAFNLLLPYFIEYYDISTTAGGWIIAVYMLAMTLTMPLASLIVDRLGRKRTYMLGICIYGVFSVIGAVFHASIEMLLLVRFMHGAAAGLMIPLSLVLLFDVYGPEVRGRITGAWGLLLMLAPAAGPTLGGFIIQYGRLEMLFWINVPLAVFSFIGCGKVIQAYTPARRKTWHPSSVFRLVSAVGALSLGVQIYASPAAAPWIPWTLIALGVLLLMRFIHVENGREEPLIRYTLLRSKGVFPLTVLISTLQDCVMFGVIFALPLLFQEVFQLSPALSGALFIPLSVSTSLFMWIGGKLLDRGRSLRFIIWGTLLVSVSILSFAWLPMGASIWIIGMLMVCRGIGVGLSGMSISAIGLQALPDDDMHEGSVLSTMIERLASSFAVMGMTLYYDMRWQALAGTGRTVEMAKWAALQEICTGLGCAILLTLPLVLLITRKKVGFIVQNGKQTPVQGGAAGR, encoded by the coding sequence ATGTTAGGTCTATCGCTGCTTCGGCGGCATACGGTTTTACTTGCCATTCTGCTGGGTGCTTTCACACTTGTGCTTACCAATAGCGCGTTTAACCTGCTGCTGCCTTATTTCATCGAATATTATGATATTTCCACTACAGCGGGCGGCTGGATCATCGCTGTATACATGCTTGCTATGACATTAACGATGCCGCTGGCTTCGCTGATTGTAGACCGGCTGGGGCGCAAACGGACATATATGCTGGGCATCTGCATCTATGGCGTATTTTCTGTGATAGGGGCCGTGTTTCATGCTTCGATTGAAATGCTGCTGCTTGTACGATTCATGCATGGAGCAGCCGCTGGTCTGATGATCCCGTTATCTCTTGTGCTGCTGTTTGATGTCTACGGCCCGGAGGTTAGAGGACGCATTACGGGAGCGTGGGGTCTGCTGCTGATGCTGGCTCCTGCTGCCGGACCCACGCTGGGCGGGTTCATCATTCAGTATGGACGGCTGGAGATGCTGTTCTGGATCAATGTGCCCTTGGCTGTTTTTTCATTCATCGGGTGCGGCAAAGTGATTCAAGCTTACACGCCAGCTCGTAGGAAAACGTGGCATCCGTCCAGTGTGTTTCGGCTTGTTAGTGCCGTGGGTGCGCTCAGTTTGGGCGTACAGATATATGCCAGTCCGGCAGCAGCTCCGTGGATACCATGGACACTGATTGCACTTGGGGTGCTGCTGCTTATGCGTTTCATACACGTGGAGAATGGACGTGAGGAGCCGCTGATCCGATATACGCTGCTGCGCAGCAAGGGGGTTTTTCCGCTTACGGTTCTGATCTCAACCCTTCAGGACTGCGTGATGTTTGGGGTGATTTTCGCACTGCCGCTGCTTTTTCAGGAAGTGTTTCAGCTGTCACCAGCGCTTTCCGGTGCACTGTTCATACCACTCTCGGTCTCAACCAGCCTGTTCATGTGGATCGGGGGCAAGCTGCTGGATCGCGGCCGTTCGCTGCGATTCATCATCTGGGGGACGCTGCTGGTGTCGGTATCCATCCTGTCGTTTGCATGGCTGCCTATGGGGGCGTCCATCTGGATCATCGGGATGCTGATGGTATGCCGGGGCATTGGCGTAGGGCTATCCGGTATGAGCATCTCTGCTATTGGGCTGCAGGCGCTGCCTGATGATGATATGCATGAGGGTTCGGTTCTGTCCACCATGATTGAACGACTCGCTTCCTCGTTTGCAGTCATGGGTATGACGCTGTATTACGACATGCGCTGGCAGGCTCTTGCCGGAACTGGCAGAACGGTTGAAATGGCCAAATGGGCAGCACTCCAAGAGATCTGCACAGGTCTGGGCTGTGCCATTCTGCTGACATTACCTCTGGTCTTACTTATAACCCGAAAGAAGGTTGGCTTCATTGTTCAAAATGGAAAACAAACTCCGGTCCAAGGCGGAGCAGCGGGCCGATGA
- a CDS encoding diaminobutyrate--2-oxoglutarate transaminase: MSVEVQTEYLKLQQEKESNARAYPRHFPLVISKAQGIKLTDTEGREFYDCLAGAGTLALGHNHETVVSAIRNVLDQQIPLHTLDLATPLKLSFMQELFSMLPEEMRDTSRIQFCGPTGADAVEAAIKLVKHATGGKSILAFQGGYHGSTQATMSMSGNLSKKEQLQSLLPDVHFLPFPYEYRCPFGVGEGMTARLSSQYIENLLDDCESGIAAPCAVIVETVQGEGGAIPADIHWLQELRRITAERGIPLIIDEVQTGIGRTGCMFSFEHAGIVPDVIICSKAVGGSLPMSVVIYKEELDQWKPGAHTGTFRGNQLAMAAGLATIRYIREHDVLHNVHLRGEQFMTRLNGLKERFAEIGDVRGRGLMIGVEVVNPSGGRDRLGHYLQHGELASVIQQQCFRNGLIVELGGRHSAVVRFLPPLNITEKEADEVLAIFEQSLSEAAALTTAAC; the protein is encoded by the coding sequence ATGTCAGTAGAGGTACAGACGGAATACCTGAAGCTGCAGCAGGAGAAGGAGTCCAATGCACGAGCTTATCCCCGGCATTTTCCGCTCGTCATCAGTAAGGCCCAAGGCATTAAACTTACGGATACGGAAGGCCGTGAGTTCTACGACTGTCTGGCAGGTGCAGGAACATTGGCACTCGGGCATAACCATGAGACGGTCGTCAGCGCCATTCGTAATGTGCTGGATCAGCAGATTCCATTACATACACTGGATTTGGCCACACCGCTGAAGCTTTCGTTTATGCAGGAGCTTTTTTCGATGCTGCCTGAAGAGATGCGGGATACATCCAGAATTCAGTTCTGCGGTCCAACGGGGGCAGATGCGGTGGAAGCAGCGATCAAGCTGGTGAAGCATGCGACAGGAGGGAAATCCATTCTGGCCTTTCAAGGCGGATATCACGGTTCAACCCAGGCGACGATGTCCATGAGCGGCAATCTGAGTAAAAAGGAACAGCTGCAGAGCCTCCTGCCAGATGTGCATTTCCTGCCTTTTCCGTATGAATATCGCTGTCCGTTCGGAGTTGGAGAAGGCATGACTGCCCGTTTAAGTTCACAGTACATTGAGAACCTGCTCGATGATTGTGAGAGCGGCATAGCGGCGCCATGCGCTGTGATTGTGGAAACGGTTCAGGGCGAGGGGGGAGCCATCCCGGCAGATATTCACTGGCTGCAGGAGCTGCGGCGTATCACGGCTGAACGCGGTATTCCGCTTATTATTGACGAAGTGCAGACGGGGATTGGACGGACGGGATGTATGTTTTCGTTCGAACATGCCGGTATAGTGCCGGATGTCATTATTTGTTCCAAAGCTGTAGGAGGCAGCCTGCCTATGTCTGTAGTGATTTACAAGGAAGAGCTGGACCAGTGGAAGCCGGGAGCACATACAGGTACATTCCGCGGCAATCAGCTGGCTATGGCTGCGGGTCTCGCCACGATTCGCTACATCCGCGAGCATGATGTGCTGCACAACGTGCATCTGCGCGGTGAGCAGTTCATGACACGATTGAACGGGCTGAAAGAACGTTTTGCCGAGATTGGCGATGTTCGCGGACGTGGGTTGATGATTGGGGTTGAAGTGGTGAACCCGTCAGGAGGCAGGGATCGACTCGGACACTATCTGCAGCATGGCGAACTGGCGTCTGTCATTCAGCAGCAGTGTTTCCGTAACGGGCTGATTGTGGAGCTTGGGGGACGCCATTCAGCAGTTGTACGTTTTCTGCCACCGCTAAATATTACAGAGAAGGAAGCAGACGAGGTGCTGGCGATCTTTGAACAATCGCTATCGGAAGCGGCTGCGTTAACGACAGCAGCATGTTAG
- a CDS encoding ABC transporter ATP-binding protein, whose translation MSILEAKELTISYGADPIIENLNLTIPKGEITVLIGSNGCGKSTLLRTMARLLKPSSGTVLLDGEEIAKLPTKEISRRMSILPQGPTAPEGLTVNQLVRQGRYPHQTWLKQWSREDERMVKMALESTHLTALADRPVDALSGGQRQRAWIAMTLAQGTETLLLDEPTTYLDMTHQIDILDLLFELNEQEGRTIVMVLHDLNLACRYAHHIVAVHNRSIYAEGKPEDIITRDLVRSVFQMECDIAVDPLFGTPTCIPHGRGRKLNEEQKRYTQLA comes from the coding sequence GTGAGTATTCTGGAAGCAAAGGAGCTTACCATCTCCTATGGAGCCGATCCCATTATAGAAAACCTGAATTTGACCATCCCCAAAGGAGAGATTACGGTCCTGATTGGCAGCAATGGCTGCGGTAAATCGACACTGCTTCGGACGATGGCAAGACTGTTGAAGCCCAGCTCGGGAACCGTGCTGCTGGATGGTGAGGAGATTGCCAAGCTGCCTACCAAAGAAATCTCAAGACGCATGTCCATTCTGCCGCAGGGCCCAACCGCGCCGGAGGGCCTAACGGTAAACCAGCTGGTTCGTCAGGGACGTTACCCTCACCAGACATGGCTTAAACAGTGGTCACGTGAGGATGAGCGCATGGTTAAGATGGCTCTGGAATCCACCCATCTGACTGCACTGGCTGATCGGCCCGTGGATGCTCTGTCCGGCGGTCAGCGTCAGCGTGCGTGGATTGCCATGACGCTGGCGCAGGGGACAGAAACGCTGCTGCTGGACGAGCCTACAACCTATCTGGATATGACACATCAGATTGATATTCTGGATCTGCTGTTTGAGTTGAATGAACAGGAAGGCCGTACCATCGTGATGGTACTTCACGACCTGAATCTGGCCTGCCGCTACGCACATCATATTGTGGCCGTACATAACAGGTCGATCTATGCAGAAGGTAAACCAGAGGACATTATTACTCGTGACCTCGTGCGCAGCGTTTTTCAGATGGAATGTGATATCGCTGTAGACCCGCTATTTGGCACGCCAACCTGTATCCCGCATGGAAGAGGCAGGAAGCTGAACGAGGAACAGAAGCGATATACACAGTTGGCCTGA
- a CDS encoding iron ABC transporter permease — MRKPLVYRNKKDTVSMQVERRSVTVISICIILFLAAGVIGTSLGSDFISPLDVVRTIFGLNTGEHDFVVLTLRLPRVLLSLLVGAALGMSGALLQGIIRNPLASPDVIGITGGAAAAAVGFVTLLGGTVSIKLLPLFAVLGAMVTAFIIYILAWKKGISPIRLVLIGIGVSAVTGAGTTFMLILSPFYTASQAYIWLTGSIYGAAWTDIQTILPVIVIVVPIALWFARSLNAQEFGDDLAAGLGVTVQRHRTVLLLCSVLLAGTAVSAAGTIGFVGLIAPHIARKLVGRMFGSLLLVSGFVGALLVCAADLAARTAFLPLDVPAGVFTAGIGAPFFLYLLFKNRNHY, encoded by the coding sequence ATGAGGAAACCGCTGGTGTATCGGAATAAAAAAGATACTGTCTCCATGCAGGTGGAGCGCAGGTCTGTGACTGTCATCTCCATATGCATCATTCTGTTCCTGGCAGCCGGAGTGATCGGTACAAGTCTAGGCAGTGACTTTATCTCCCCACTGGATGTGGTTCGAACGATCTTTGGACTGAACACAGGGGAGCATGACTTTGTCGTGCTGACACTGCGGCTGCCGCGTGTACTGCTCTCACTGCTGGTAGGTGCTGCACTGGGAATGTCGGGTGCACTGCTGCAGGGGATTATTCGTAATCCACTTGCTTCACCAGATGTCATCGGTATAACTGGTGGTGCTGCAGCAGCTGCTGTAGGGTTTGTAACCCTGCTGGGCGGAACCGTGAGTATCAAGCTGCTGCCGCTGTTTGCTGTTCTTGGGGCGATGGTAACGGCATTCATCATTTATATTCTTGCATGGAAAAAAGGAATCAGTCCGATCCGGCTTGTGCTGATCGGAATAGGTGTATCGGCTGTAACGGGGGCTGGCACGACCTTTATGCTGATTCTAAGCCCGTTCTATACGGCAAGTCAGGCTTATATCTGGCTGACAGGCAGCATCTATGGAGCAGCCTGGACAGACATTCAGACCATACTACCCGTCATTGTGATTGTTGTACCTATAGCTCTTTGGTTTGCGCGCAGCCTGAATGCACAGGAATTTGGAGATGATCTTGCTGCCGGCCTCGGCGTTACAGTGCAGCGGCATCGAACAGTTCTCCTGTTATGCAGTGTGCTGCTGGCCGGAACTGCGGTGTCAGCAGCCGGCACGATTGGTTTTGTCGGTCTGATTGCACCGCATATCGCAAGAAAGCTGGTAGGACGGATGTTTGGCAGTCTGCTGCTGGTGTCCGGATTCGTTGGTGCGCTGCTGGTATGTGCTGCTGATCTTGCTGCCCGCACCGCATTTCTACCGCTCGATGTGCCTGCCGGCGTTTTTACCGCGGGGATAGGTGCACCGTTTTTCCTGTATCTGCTGTTCAAAAATCGAAACCACTATTAA
- a CDS encoding iron ABC transporter permease encodes MFPLFNKASAKLYGLLGLVVLMITAAAASMILGRTPITFHMLWDAYRSYDETSVEHVVLLTERLPRTIIAAVVGASLAAAGGLMQALTRNPLASPSVFGINSGAIFFIVIAVVVLSVSSLTTMMWFGFAGAAIAAAVVYMLGSLGRDGLTPIKIVLAGTAISALFASFTQAILVLDGTGLQDVLFWLAGSVSGRTLEMLYPVLPYMAAAALVALFMGRPINLLLTGDDIARGMGQNVLLVKVMMGVVTVLLAGGSVAVAGSIGLVGLIVPHIMRIFVGNDYRWLIPYCFLGGAILLMSADVVARLVIMPQEVPLGVMTALIGGPFFIYIARKGVTKI; translated from the coding sequence ATGTTTCCCCTTTTTAACAAGGCAAGTGCCAAACTATACGGGCTGCTTGGACTGGTGGTTCTTATGATTACCGCCGCAGCTGCCAGCATGATTTTAGGACGCACACCTATTACGTTTCACATGCTGTGGGATGCGTATCGGTCCTATGATGAAACTTCGGTAGAACATGTCGTGCTTTTGACGGAACGACTGCCGCGCACCATTATTGCAGCCGTTGTAGGTGCAAGTCTGGCTGCAGCAGGTGGACTAATGCAGGCACTGACGCGTAACCCACTGGCATCCCCAAGTGTGTTCGGAATTAATTCCGGTGCCATATTTTTTATTGTTATTGCGGTCGTGGTATTATCCGTTTCGTCCCTGACAACGATGATGTGGTTTGGATTTGCGGGAGCGGCGATTGCTGCAGCCGTTGTGTATATGCTGGGCTCTCTGGGCCGTGACGGATTGACGCCGATTAAAATTGTACTTGCGGGCACTGCGATTTCTGCTTTGTTTGCCTCCTTTACACAGGCGATTCTGGTGCTCGACGGTACAGGACTGCAGGATGTATTGTTCTGGCTCGCCGGCTCGGTAAGCGGACGGACATTGGAGATGCTGTATCCGGTGCTGCCATACATGGCTGCAGCTGCGCTGGTGGCGCTGTTCATGGGCCGGCCAATCAATCTGTTATTAACAGGGGATGACATTGCCAGAGGTATGGGACAGAATGTGCTTCTGGTCAAAGTGATGATGGGGGTCGTAACGGTACTTCTTGCTGGCGGTTCTGTCGCAGTAGCTGGTTCCATCGGTCTGGTGGGGCTCATTGTACCCCATATCATGCGTATTTTTGTCGGCAATGACTATCGCTGGCTTATACCTTACTGCTTCTTAGGTGGAGCAATCCTGTTGATGTCAGCCGATGTGGTGGCAAGGTTGGTGATTATGCCGCAGGAAGTTCCGCTTGGTGTAATGACCGCTTTGATTGGCGGCCCCTTCTTCATATATATCGCTCGCAAGGGGGTGACAAAGATATGA
- a CDS encoding iron-siderophore ABC transporter substrate-binding protein — MYRLNKKLYIYAALILMISLLAGCASGGSSGTTNTASPAASAKSTEGGTEGDSTAKAADETRVIKHAMGETEITGTPQRIVTLFQGANDVVAALGVKPVGVVESWVQQPVYEYLRKDLDGVPQVGQESQPNLEEINKLKPDLIIATKIRHEEIYSQLSQIAPTVVTETLFDWKETLKLVGEAMNKTEESGKMLANWETRVADFKEKMGDRLPIEATITNFRADQVRIFYMGYAGKILKELGFTRPAGHDADTWGVELTSKEAIPDMNADMIFNFNSGTDAAAIEKNYKDWTSSPLWKNLDAVKNNQLVQVDEVAWNMAGGYTSANMMLDDLYKQFNLTK, encoded by the coding sequence ATGTACCGATTGAACAAAAAGTTATATATTTATGCAGCGCTGATCCTGATGATTTCGCTGCTGGCTGGCTGTGCTTCGGGGGGAAGCTCAGGCACGACAAATACAGCAAGTCCTGCAGCAAGCGCCAAGAGTACTGAGGGCGGCACGGAAGGGGATTCAACTGCCAAAGCAGCAGATGAAACTCGGGTAATCAAACATGCCATGGGAGAAACGGAAATCACGGGAACGCCGCAGAGAATCGTAACCTTATTCCAAGGTGCGAATGATGTGGTCGCAGCTCTTGGCGTAAAACCGGTAGGTGTCGTCGAATCCTGGGTACAGCAGCCGGTCTATGAATATTTGCGTAAAGATCTGGACGGCGTACCTCAAGTGGGACAGGAATCCCAGCCTAACCTGGAAGAGATCAACAAGCTTAAGCCTGATCTCATTATCGCAACCAAAATCAGACACGAAGAAATCTATAGTCAGCTGTCCCAGATCGCCCCAACGGTAGTCACCGAGACACTGTTTGACTGGAAAGAAACGTTAAAGCTGGTTGGTGAGGCGATGAACAAAACAGAGGAGTCGGGCAAAATGCTCGCGAATTGGGAGACGCGCGTAGCGGATTTCAAAGAGAAGATGGGTGACCGTCTGCCGATCGAAGCGACAATTACAAACTTCAGAGCGGATCAGGTTCGCATTTTCTACATGGGTTATGCAGGTAAAATCCTGAAGGAGCTTGGTTTTACAAGACCGGCAGGACATGATGCAGATACATGGGGCGTTGAACTGACATCCAAAGAAGCTATTCCGGATATGAATGCAGACATGATCTTCAACTTCAATTCAGGTACGGATGCAGCTGCAATTGAGAAAAACTATAAAGATTGGACAAGCAGTCCTCTGTGGAAAAACCTAGACGCCGTGAAAAATAACCAACTCGTTCAGGTCGATGAAGTGGCCTGGAACATGGCGGGCGGATACACATCGGCTAACATGATGCTGGACGATCTATACAAACAGTTTAACCTGACTAAATAA